From Microlunatus capsulatus, a single genomic window includes:
- a CDS encoding RNA polymerase sigma factor produces the protein MTVTPDDDLSAVVEAFVAGDERALEKIYRRFSALVFTVALRSLGDVTEAEDVVQKVFVAAWTGRHTYKADRASISAWLMGITRNKVADTHAARTKQRRIQNEVGANLPLAPDTLDIAERLIIADEIAKLDAVPQKVLRMAFYEDLTHAQIAERMQLPPGTVKSHIRRSLIKLRRRMEVASSAHES, from the coding sequence GTGACCGTCACGCCAGACGACGACCTGAGCGCCGTGGTCGAGGCGTTCGTCGCGGGTGACGAGCGCGCCCTGGAGAAGATCTACCGCCGCTTCTCCGCCCTCGTCTTCACCGTCGCCCTCCGCTCGCTCGGCGACGTGACCGAGGCCGAGGACGTCGTCCAGAAGGTCTTCGTGGCGGCCTGGACCGGCCGGCACACCTACAAGGCGGACCGGGCCAGCATCTCCGCCTGGCTGATGGGCATCACCCGCAACAAGGTCGCCGACACCCACGCCGCCCGGACGAAGCAGCGCCGGATCCAGAACGAGGTCGGGGCCAACCTGCCCCTCGCGCCCGACACCCTGGACATCGCCGAGCGGCTGATCATCGCCGACGAGATCGCCAAGCTCGACGCCGTCCCCCAGAAGGTGCTGCGGATGGCCTTCTACGAGGACCTGACGCACGCCCAGATCGCCGAGCGGATGCAGCTCCCCCCGGGCACGGTCAAGAGCCACATCCGCCGCAGCCTCATCAAGCTCCGACGCCGGATGGAGGTCGCCAGCAGTGCACACGAGTCCTGA
- a CDS encoding SpoIVB peptidase S55 domain-containing protein, giving the protein MQRAARRRWQVRSAGAGLAVALVAGVLASPAAAGPAVRPAAVDPCPAPVPVAEVVPGTVGEGLTVVRGTTPQPFAVEVLGVLPDGIGAGKDMIVVEVSDVAGGHVVDQGGGGIWAGMSGSPVYVGGRLLGSVSYGFTSANSPIGGVTPAADMLPLLDLGVRPAARAGAVREDRTVALPSALRRQVSSRAAAAVPRGGLQRLPVPLSLSGLSSDRVARFQAGADAAGLSVLAHAGSGRAAPAAAGPLAVPVPGGNFTGVLSYGDVTAAGTGTTTAVCGDQALAFGHPLAFAGAVSYGASVGSSLAIIRDDAFGAYKLATVGDPVGIVDQDRTSGLRARLGVLPRTVPVTTTIRNSTTGRARTGTTRVAAPDMLPEIAAYAALANFDNVFDEVGDGRASSHWVITGTRAGGKAFTVSRTNQWASRDDISAEPAFDLAYAVDSLVNQDDEAVTITGVTLESNVTSDFRQYRVAKTEVAVGKGAYRAPSSVTVKAGTTLKVRTTLKAFRSSTVRRVVSTVKVPARTQGQSGVLLVAGGQGSSVLGEDEDEGCFLDPSACDDELSESLDGVIAGLRKAPHNNDLAVSLLLGSEDDDDFSTVRETRLPQRYTVTGAGFVGVQVRR; this is encoded by the coding sequence ATGCAGCGTGCAGCACGACGTCGGTGGCAGGTCCGGTCGGCGGGAGCCGGCCTGGCCGTCGCCCTGGTGGCCGGGGTGCTGGCCTCACCCGCCGCGGCCGGGCCGGCCGTCCGTCCGGCCGCGGTCGACCCCTGCCCCGCCCCCGTGCCGGTGGCCGAGGTGGTGCCCGGCACCGTCGGGGAGGGCCTCACGGTCGTCCGCGGCACCACGCCGCAGCCCTTCGCCGTCGAGGTGCTCGGCGTGCTCCCGGACGGCATCGGCGCCGGCAAGGACATGATCGTCGTCGAGGTCTCCGACGTCGCCGGCGGCCACGTGGTCGACCAGGGCGGCGGCGGGATCTGGGCCGGCATGTCCGGCTCGCCGGTCTACGTCGGCGGTCGGCTGCTGGGCTCGGTCTCCTACGGCTTCACCAGCGCCAACTCCCCGATCGGCGGGGTGACGCCCGCCGCCGACATGCTGCCGCTGCTGGACCTCGGCGTCCGGCCGGCCGCCCGTGCGGGCGCCGTCCGCGAGGACCGCACCGTCGCCCTGCCGAGCGCCCTGCGCCGCCAGGTCAGCAGCCGGGCGGCCGCCGCGGTGCCCCGCGGGGGCCTGCAGCGGCTCCCGGTCCCGCTCTCGCTGAGCGGCCTCAGCTCCGACCGCGTCGCCCGCTTCCAGGCGGGGGCGGACGCCGCCGGTCTCTCGGTCCTGGCCCACGCCGGCTCCGGACGGGCGGCCCCGGCCGCGGCCGGCCCGCTCGCCGTGCCGGTCCCCGGCGGCAACTTCACCGGGGTGCTCTCCTACGGCGACGTCACCGCCGCCGGCACGGGCACCACCACCGCCGTCTGCGGTGACCAGGCGCTCGCCTTCGGCCACCCGCTCGCCTTCGCCGGGGCCGTGTCGTACGGCGCGAGCGTCGGCAGCTCGCTGGCGATCATCCGCGACGACGCCTTCGGCGCCTACAAGCTGGCCACGGTGGGCGACCCCGTGGGCATCGTGGACCAGGACCGGACCTCGGGGCTGCGCGCCCGGCTCGGCGTGCTGCCCCGCACGGTCCCGGTCACGACGACGATCCGGAACTCGACGACGGGCCGGGCCCGGACCGGCACCACGCGGGTCGCGGCCCCGGACATGCTGCCCGAGATCGCCGCCTACGCCGCGCTCGCCAACTTCGACAACGTCTTCGACGAGGTCGGCGACGGCCGCGCCAGCAGCCACTGGGTGATCACGGGCACCCGGGCGGGCGGCAAGGCCTTCACGGTCAGCCGCACCAACCAGTGGGCCTCGCGCGATGACATCAGCGCCGAGCCCGCGTTCGACCTCGCCTACGCCGTCGACTCGCTGGTCAACCAGGACGACGAGGCCGTCACCATCACCGGCGTCACCCTGGAGTCCAACGTGACCAGCGACTTCCGCCAGTACCGGGTGGCGAAGACCGAGGTGGCCGTGGGCAAGGGCGCGTACCGCGCGCCGTCCTCGGTGACGGTCAAGGCCGGCACCACCCTCAAGGTCCGCACCACCCTCAAGGCGTTCCGCAGCAGCACCGTCCGGCGGGTCGTCAGCACCGTCAAGGTCCCGGCCCGCACCCAGGGCCAGTCCGGGGTGCTGCTCGTCGCGGGCGGCCAGGGCTCCAGCGTGCTGGGCGAGGACGAGGACGAGGGCTGCTTCCTCGACCCGTCGGCTTGCGACGACGAGCTGTCGGAGAGCCTGGACGGCGTGATCGCCGGCCTGAGGAAGGCGCCGCACAACAACGACCTGGCCGTCAGCCTGCTGCTGGGCTCGGAGGACGACGACGACTTCAGCACCGTCCGCGAGACCCGGCTGCCGCAGCGCTACACCGTCACCGGCGCGGGTTTCGTGGGGGTGCAGGTCCGCCGCTGA
- the purF gene encoding amidophosphoribosyltransferase yields MVSGDGRLNHDLDPQDRGPQDACGVFGVWAPGEEVAKLTYFGLYALQHRGQESAGIAVSNGSQIMVFKDMGLVSQVFDETTLNSLRGHLAIGHARYSTTGASVWKNAQPTFRPTASGGLALGHNGNLTNTAELEQWLAERDRPEDSLVPGGITRSWSHQGTHDSTNDTSLVTALMSTYPGMTTEQAAAEVLPRLKGAFSLVFMDEETLYAARDPQGIRPLVLGRLERGWVVASETAALDIVGASFIREIEPGEMVAVDASGLRSTRFAEPAPKGCLFEFVYLARPDTTISGKRLHSVRVEVGRTLAKEFPVDADLVIPVPESGTPAAIGYAEQSGIPYGQGLVKNSYVGRTFIQPSQTLRQLGIRLKLNPLRDVIAGKRLVVVDDSIVRGNTQRALIRMLREAGALEIHVRISSPPVKWPCFYGIDFASRAELIATGLTTDEICRSIGADSLGYVSLEGLVDATEVGMDKLCRACFDGVYPVELPLSERIGHPLADEGTRTDADGLSAAVAGVGAADALSRP; encoded by the coding sequence GTGGTGAGCGGAGACGGCCGGCTGAACCACGACCTCGACCCCCAGGACCGCGGACCGCAGGACGCCTGCGGCGTCTTCGGCGTGTGGGCGCCCGGCGAGGAGGTCGCCAAGCTCACCTACTTCGGGCTCTACGCCCTGCAGCACCGCGGGCAGGAGTCCGCGGGCATCGCCGTCAGCAACGGCTCCCAGATCATGGTCTTCAAGGACATGGGGCTGGTCTCCCAGGTCTTCGACGAGACCACGCTGAACTCCCTGCGCGGGCACCTGGCCATCGGCCATGCGCGGTACTCGACCACCGGGGCCAGCGTCTGGAAGAACGCGCAGCCGACGTTCCGGCCCACCGCCTCGGGCGGCCTGGCGCTGGGCCACAACGGCAACCTCACCAACACCGCCGAGCTCGAGCAGTGGCTCGCCGAGCGGGACCGCCCGGAGGACTCGCTGGTCCCCGGCGGGATCACCCGCAGCTGGAGCCACCAGGGCACCCACGACTCGACCAACGACACCTCGCTGGTCACGGCGCTGATGTCCACCTACCCCGGGATGACGACGGAGCAGGCGGCCGCCGAGGTGCTGCCCCGGCTCAAGGGCGCTTTCAGCCTCGTGTTCATGGACGAGGAGACGCTGTACGCCGCGCGCGACCCGCAGGGCATCCGCCCGCTGGTCCTCGGCCGGCTGGAGCGTGGCTGGGTGGTGGCCAGCGAGACGGCCGCGCTCGACATCGTCGGCGCCTCGTTCATCCGCGAGATCGAGCCCGGCGAGATGGTCGCCGTCGACGCCTCGGGCCTGCGCAGCACCCGCTTCGCCGAGCCGGCCCCCAAGGGCTGCCTCTTCGAGTTCGTCTACCTGGCCCGGCCCGACACCACCATCTCGGGCAAGCGGCTGCACTCGGTGCGCGTGGAGGTCGGCCGCACGCTGGCCAAGGAGTTCCCCGTCGACGCCGACCTGGTCATCCCGGTGCCCGAGTCGGGCACGCCGGCGGCCATCGGCTACGCCGAGCAGTCGGGCATCCCCTACGGCCAGGGCCTGGTCAAGAACTCCTACGTCGGCCGCACCTTCATCCAGCCCAGCCAGACGCTGCGCCAGCTCGGCATCCGGCTCAAGCTCAACCCGCTGCGCGACGTCATCGCCGGCAAGAGGCTGGTCGTCGTCGACGACTCGATCGTCCGCGGCAACACCCAGCGCGCGCTCATCCGGATGCTGCGCGAGGCCGGCGCCCTGGAGATCCACGTGCGGATCTCGTCCCCGCCGGTCAAGTGGCCGTGCTTCTACGGCATCGACTTCGCCTCCCGGGCCGAGCTGATCGCGACCGGGCTCACCACCGACGAGATCTGCCGCTCCATCGGCGCCGACTCGCTCGGCTACGTGTCGCTGGAGGGCCTGGTCGACGCCACCGAGGTCGGCATGGACAAGCTCTGCCGTGCCTGCTTCGACGGCGTCTACCCCGTCGAGCTGCCGCTGAGCGAGCGGATCGGCCACCCGCTGGCCGACGAGGGCACCCGGACCGACGCGGACGGCCTGAGCGCCGCCGTCGCCGGTGTCGGCGCCGCCGACGCGCTCAGCCGTCCCTGA
- a CDS encoding NAD(P)/FAD-dependent oxidoreductase: MPHVVVVGAGFAGLSATAELAKEGFRVTLINRHPYNTFQPLLYQVATGGLNAGDVTYSLRYFAARHSGVRFRRATVTGIDHDANEVLCDDGVRVGYDYLCLATGITTNHFGIPGAAEYTMSMYTRADALKVRDTIFGSMEIIAGMSSPNTGAFTIVVVGGGATGVEMAGQLAELKTEALPATYPELNPARVHVVLVEMGDALLAPFEDSLRQYALKELVKRGVDVRLKTAITEVHPDRVDFKDGTTLPVDLVIWAAGVSGSPVLRDWGIPIGRGGRIEVNSDLRVIGHENVFALGDASLTVENPLPQLAQPAIQTGKFAADQIARLHRGLETESFKYHNKGTMATIGRGDAVLQMPQGLKLKGVLAWLGWIFLHIVYLLGNRNRAQTLLNLFSRYLLPSRSSAIVGDVMETPKLKAIRK; the protein is encoded by the coding sequence ATGCCGCACGTCGTCGTTGTCGGAGCAGGATTCGCCGGGCTGTCCGCGACGGCAGAGCTGGCCAAGGAGGGCTTCCGGGTCACCCTCATCAACCGGCACCCGTACAACACCTTCCAGCCCCTGCTCTACCAGGTGGCCACCGGGGGCCTGAACGCCGGTGACGTGACCTACTCGCTGCGCTACTTCGCGGCCCGCCACAGCGGCGTCCGCTTCCGCCGCGCCACCGTGACCGGCATCGACCACGACGCCAACGAGGTCCTCTGCGACGACGGCGTCCGGGTCGGCTACGACTACCTCTGCCTGGCGACCGGCATCACCACCAACCACTTCGGCATCCCCGGCGCGGCCGAGTACACGATGTCGATGTACACCCGCGCCGACGCCCTCAAGGTGCGCGACACGATCTTCGGCTCGATGGAGATCATCGCCGGCATGTCGAGCCCCAACACCGGGGCGTTCACCATCGTCGTCGTCGGCGGTGGCGCCACCGGGGTCGAGATGGCCGGCCAGCTGGCCGAGCTGAAGACCGAGGCCCTGCCCGCCACCTACCCCGAGCTCAACCCGGCCCGCGTGCACGTGGTCCTGGTGGAGATGGGCGACGCGCTGCTCGCGCCCTTCGAGGACTCGCTGCGCCAGTACGCGCTCAAGGAGCTGGTCAAGCGCGGCGTCGACGTCCGGCTCAAGACCGCCATCACCGAGGTGCACCCCGACCGGGTGGACTTCAAGGACGGCACCACCCTGCCGGTCGACCTCGTCATCTGGGCGGCCGGTGTCTCCGGCAGCCCGGTGCTGCGCGACTGGGGCATCCCGATCGGCCGCGGTGGTCGCATCGAGGTGAACTCGGACCTGCGCGTCATCGGCCACGAGAACGTCTTCGCCCTCGGCGACGCCAGCCTCACCGTGGAGAACCCGCTGCCGCAGCTCGCGCAGCCCGCGATCCAGACCGGCAAGTTCGCCGCCGACCAGATCGCCCGGCTGCACCGCGGCCTGGAGACCGAGAGCTTCAAGTACCACAACAAGGGCACCATGGCCACGATCGGCCGCGGCGACGCCGTGCTGCAGATGCCCCAGGGGCTCAAGCTCAAGGGCGTCCTGGCCTGGCTGGGCTGGATCTTCCTGCACATCGTCTACCTGCTGGGCAACCGGAACCGGGCGCAGACGCTGCTCAACCTGTTCTCGCGCTACCTGCTGCCCAGCCGCTCCAGCGCCATCGTCGGCGACGTCATGGAGACGCCGAAGCTCAAGGCGATCCGCAAGTAG
- a CDS encoding DUF4870 domain-containing protein — MSQPSPEPSGPPLQHPHPGTPFAEPRPGPWGGAASAPSTPGAPRPVAGTPLSRGDEDRWALLTHLSVPVTGFVGPLVALLVLGDRSPWLRANALEALNFSLLYTLVVAVSGVLTVLLVGFAVLPVAFVAAVVPAVLAALAVRRHELYRYPVSCGLVR; from the coding sequence ATGAGCCAGCCGAGCCCGGAGCCGTCCGGACCTCCTCTGCAGCACCCCCACCCGGGAACTCCGTTCGCTGAACCGCGTCCGGGGCCCTGGGGTGGTGCCGCGTCGGCACCCTCGACCCCGGGAGCTCCGCGGCCGGTCGCCGGAACGCCGCTGAGCCGTGGCGACGAGGACCGCTGGGCCCTGCTGACGCACCTCTCGGTCCCGGTCACCGGGTTCGTCGGGCCTCTGGTCGCGCTCCTGGTGCTCGGCGACCGCAGCCCGTGGCTGCGCGCGAACGCCCTCGAGGCGCTGAACTTCTCGCTGCTCTACACGCTCGTCGTGGCGGTGAGCGGTGTGCTGACCGTCCTGCTGGTCGGCTTCGCCGTCCTCCCGGTGGCCTTCGTCGCGGCCGTGGTCCCCGCCGTCCTCGCGGCCCTGGCCGTGCGCCGCCACGAGCTCTACCGCTACCCGGTCAGCTGCGGCCTGGTCCGCTGA
- a CDS encoding fructosamine kinase family protein, whose product MTSAPGEVFTKHDPDAAPGFFAAEAAGLAWLAAAGPGAAAVVEVRAVTADRLVLQRLHPIRMTRTAARELGAALALTHAAGADAFGTPPPGRPPQGWIGRQPMSMVPTPTWGRFYAEQRVLPFARAAARRGTLRASGLRAVERVADRLVAGELDDGRPPARLHGDLWSGNVVPTADGIVLIDPAAHGGHGLTDLAMLDLFGLPELAAVMDAYAAAADLDAGWRDLLPLHQLHPLLVHAVSHGAGYGDEAERAALRSVG is encoded by the coding sequence GTGACCTCCGCCCCCGGCGAGGTCTTCACCAAGCACGACCCCGACGCCGCCCCCGGCTTCTTCGCCGCCGAGGCGGCGGGGCTGGCCTGGCTGGCGGCGGCCGGGCCCGGCGCGGCCGCCGTCGTGGAGGTCCGCGCGGTGACGGCCGACCGGCTGGTCCTGCAGCGACTGCACCCCATCCGGATGACGCGAACAGCGGCGCGCGAGCTCGGCGCGGCGCTCGCTCTCACCCACGCCGCCGGCGCGGACGCCTTCGGCACTCCCCCGCCCGGGCGTCCGCCGCAGGGCTGGATCGGCCGGCAGCCGATGAGCATGGTCCCGACGCCCACCTGGGGCCGGTTCTACGCCGAGCAGCGCGTGCTGCCGTTCGCGCGGGCGGCCGCGCGGCGGGGGACCCTCCGAGCGTCCGGGCTGCGGGCCGTCGAACGGGTCGCCGACCGGCTGGTCGCCGGCGAGCTCGACGACGGCCGACCGCCCGCCCGGCTGCACGGAGACCTCTGGTCCGGCAACGTCGTGCCGACGGCGGACGGGATCGTGCTCATCGACCCGGCCGCCCACGGCGGGCACGGGCTCACCGACCTGGCGATGCTGGACCTGTTCGGCCTGCCCGAGCTGGCGGCGGTGATGGACGCCTACGCCGCGGCGGCCGACCTCGACGCCGGCTGGCGCGACCTGCTGCCCCTGCACCAGCTGCACCCGCTGCTGGTGCACGCGGTCAGCCACGGCGCCGGGTACGGGGACGAAGCAGAACGGGCCGCCCTCCGCTCCGTCGGCTGA
- the purM gene encoding phosphoribosylformylglycinamidine cyclo-ligase has protein sequence MTQQSAYAAAGVDIEAGDRAVELMKESVARTRRPEVLSGLGGFAGLFDAGPIAAMRHPVLATSTDGIGTKVAIAQAMGVHDTIGFDLVGMVVDDLVVCGAEPLFMTDYIACGRVVPERVAAIVRGIADACAHAGCALLGGETAEHPGLLGPDEYDVAGAATGVVERDRILGAERVRAGDVVLALESSGLHSNGYSLVRHVLLEHAGWALDRDVPELGRTLGEELLEPTRVYARDCLALVDAVEVHAMSHVTGGGLANNLARVVPSGLAVQVERSSWALPPVFGLVQEVGAVSRPDLEATLNLGVGMVAVLPAASVDAAVALLAGRGLRAWVCGSVSAAGTDAPGAVSLVGEHAVA, from the coding sequence ATGACCCAGCAGTCCGCCTACGCCGCCGCCGGCGTCGACATCGAGGCCGGTGACCGCGCCGTCGAGCTGATGAAGGAGTCGGTCGCCCGGACCCGCCGCCCGGAGGTCCTCAGCGGCCTCGGGGGCTTCGCCGGGCTGTTCGACGCCGGCCCGATCGCCGCCATGCGGCACCCGGTGCTGGCCACCTCCACCGACGGCATCGGTACCAAGGTGGCGATCGCGCAGGCCATGGGCGTGCACGACACGATCGGCTTCGACCTCGTCGGCATGGTCGTCGACGACCTCGTCGTCTGCGGCGCCGAGCCGCTGTTCATGACCGACTACATCGCCTGCGGGCGGGTGGTTCCCGAGCGGGTGGCCGCCATCGTCCGGGGCATCGCCGACGCCTGCGCCCACGCCGGCTGCGCCCTGCTGGGCGGGGAGACCGCCGAGCACCCGGGCCTGCTGGGACCGGACGAGTACGACGTGGCGGGGGCCGCGACCGGCGTCGTCGAGCGGGACCGCATCCTAGGAGCCGAGCGCGTCCGGGCCGGCGACGTCGTGCTGGCCCTGGAGTCGTCGGGGCTGCACTCCAACGGCTACTCGCTGGTCCGGCACGTGCTGCTGGAGCACGCGGGCTGGGCGCTCGACCGCGACGTCCCCGAGCTGGGGCGCACGCTGGGCGAGGAGCTGCTGGAGCCCACCCGCGTCTACGCCCGCGACTGCCTGGCCCTGGTCGACGCCGTCGAGGTGCACGCGATGAGCCACGTCACCGGGGGCGGGCTGGCCAACAACCTGGCCCGGGTGGTCCCGTCCGGCCTGGCCGTGCAGGTGGAGCGCAGCAGCTGGGCGCTGCCGCCGGTCTTCGGGCTGGTGCAGGAGGTGGGCGCGGTGTCGCGCCCCGACCTCGAGGCGACGCTGAACCTCGGCGTCGGCATGGTCGCCGTCCTGCCCGCGGCCTCCGTCGACGCCGCGGTCGCGCTGCTCGCCGGGCGTGGCCTGCGGGCGTGGGTCTGCGGTAGCGTCAGCGCTGCGGGAACCGACGCTCCCGGCGCCGTGAGCCTGGTCGGGGAGCACGCGGTCGCCTGA
- a CDS encoding universal stress protein, whose product MKIVVGYTPTREGQAALEHAKGAALAAAGSLVVVNTGKDGNYASPLFASQPDLDALRAELEREGIEHEVRQPVDGRPAAEAILATVDEVGADLLVIGLRRRSPVGKLLFGSTAQQLLLDAACPVTAVKPPAV is encoded by the coding sequence ATGAAGATCGTCGTCGGCTACACCCCCACCCGCGAGGGCCAGGCAGCGCTCGAGCACGCGAAGGGGGCGGCGCTGGCCGCGGCCGGGTCGCTCGTGGTGGTGAACACGGGCAAGGACGGCAACTACGCGTCGCCGCTGTTCGCCAGCCAGCCCGACCTCGACGCGCTGCGCGCCGAGCTGGAGCGCGAGGGCATCGAGCACGAGGTGCGGCAGCCGGTCGACGGCCGGCCCGCCGCCGAGGCCATCCTGGCCACGGTCGACGAGGTGGGGGCCGACCTCTTGGTGATCGGCCTGCGCCGCCGGTCGCCGGTCGGCAAGCTGCTCTTCGGGAGCACCGCGCAGCAGCTGCTCCTCGACGCCGCCTGCCCCGTGACCGCCGTCAAGCCGCCCGCGGTCTGA
- a CDS encoding tautomerase family protein — protein MPHVRIDMHRELAPRMSQISDAVHAGLVSGLDMTPDDLFQVFRLHDEGELVYSRTFPDADRTDIVFIEILASPGYTDEQKQRGMTAVADRVAEVGIKKDNLLLVLVETAPGVAWHAPAAEG, from the coding sequence ATGCCGCACGTGCGCATCGACATGCACCGGGAGCTCGCCCCCCGGATGAGCCAGATCAGCGACGCCGTCCACGCGGGCCTGGTGTCGGGTCTGGACATGACCCCCGACGACCTGTTCCAGGTGTTCCGGCTGCACGACGAGGGCGAGCTGGTCTACTCCCGCACGTTCCCCGACGCCGACCGCACCGACATCGTCTTCATCGAGATCCTCGCGTCGCCGGGCTACACCGACGAGCAGAAGCAGCGCGGGATGACCGCCGTCGCCGACCGGGTGGCCGAGGTGGGGATCAAGAAGGACAACCTGCTGCTGGTCCTCGTCGAGACCGCGCCGGGCGTCGCCTGGCACGCTCCGGCCGCCGAGGGCTGA
- a CDS encoding alpha/beta hydrolase: MRSWHPDLLPGYESTELPLPGAPAAGEPAGTGLVATLVRRAGQPRGDRRPAVLYVHGWNDYFFQTHLADALEDLGLAFYALDLRRYGRSLRPGQLRGFVTDLAEHFEELDAAAAVLAEDHDGLLLVGHSTGGLVSALWAAARPGRVDALVLNSPWLDLQGSALVRTVGSPIVDALGSRNPTSVLRLPPDLGHYARVLHADHGGEWTYDTALKSSPSPPVRAGWLRAVLAGHQKVAAGLGLEVPVLVLASATSDFGRRWHEGLRGADTVLDVEQIALRAVRLGRHVTLVRVPDGVHDLVLSAPAVRASVLATTARWVRAYGPVPSITGGGDGARLGGGSDTD, from the coding sequence GTGAGGTCATGGCACCCGGACCTGCTGCCGGGCTACGAGAGCACCGAGCTGCCGCTGCCCGGCGCGCCGGCGGCGGGGGAGCCGGCGGGCACCGGGCTGGTGGCCACCCTGGTCCGGCGGGCCGGTCAGCCGCGCGGTGACCGGCGGCCCGCCGTCCTCTACGTGCACGGCTGGAACGACTACTTCTTCCAGACCCACCTGGCCGACGCCCTCGAGGACCTCGGCCTCGCGTTCTACGCCCTCGACCTGCGCCGCTACGGCCGCAGCCTGCGCCCGGGCCAGCTGCGGGGGTTCGTCACCGACCTCGCCGAGCACTTCGAGGAGCTGGACGCCGCCGCCGCCGTCCTGGCCGAGGACCACGACGGGCTGCTCCTCGTGGGGCACTCGACCGGCGGGCTCGTCAGCGCGCTGTGGGCGGCCGCCCGGCCCGGCCGGGTCGACGCGCTCGTCCTCAACTCGCCGTGGCTGGACCTGCAGGGCTCGGCGCTGGTCCGCACGGTGGGCAGCCCGATCGTCGACGCCCTGGGCAGTCGGAACCCGACGTCGGTGCTGCGGCTGCCGCCCGACCTCGGCCACTACGCCCGGGTGCTGCACGCCGACCACGGCGGCGAGTGGACCTACGACACCGCGCTGAAGTCCAGCCCCAGCCCGCCCGTCCGCGCCGGCTGGCTGCGGGCGGTGCTCGCCGGGCACCAGAAGGTCGCCGCCGGGCTGGGCCTCGAGGTGCCGGTGCTGGTCCTCGCGTCGGCCACGAGCGACTTCGGCCGCCGCTGGCACGAGGGCCTGCGGGGCGCCGACACCGTGCTCGACGTCGAGCAGATCGCGCTGCGGGCCGTCCGGCTGGGGCGGCACGTGACGCTGGTCCGGGTGCCCGACGGGGTGCACGACCTGGTGCTCTCGGCCCCCGCCGTCCGGGCCTCGGTGCTCGCGACGACCGCCCGCTGGGTCCGCGCGTACGGCCCGGTGCCCAGCATCACAGGGGGTGGGGACGGGGCCCGCTTGGGAGGAGGCTCCGACACTGATTGA
- a CDS encoding anti-sigma factor domain-containing protein codes for MHTSPDVLALLALGEDAATDADLEHISGCPGCRGELAALTAAAGSARRAGEATLVAPRPEVWQHISEELGLTSAGSGTPPAGPPSAVAPVPAPGRPGERRRTRVAAFVLAAALALAVGVGVGANLDRVAPGGQREVASVPLNALPSWPGSSGRAVVEEDGAGNRTLVVTVSSPEAADGPREVWMTTTTADPMIAMGYLVDGRGRFPIAPTIDLQEFRLVDVSQEPAGDDNFRHSGNSMLRGKLPV; via the coding sequence GTGCACACGAGTCCTGACGTCCTCGCGCTCCTCGCGCTCGGCGAGGACGCCGCCACCGACGCCGACCTCGAGCACATCTCCGGGTGCCCCGGATGCCGGGGTGAGCTGGCGGCGCTGACCGCCGCGGCCGGCAGCGCGCGCCGGGCCGGCGAGGCCACCCTGGTCGCGCCGCGGCCCGAGGTGTGGCAGCACATCAGCGAGGAGCTCGGCCTGACGTCGGCCGGCTCCGGCACCCCGCCCGCCGGGCCCCCGTCCGCCGTCGCCCCGGTCCCCGCTCCCGGCCGTCCCGGCGAGCGGCGCCGGACCCGCGTCGCCGCCTTCGTCCTGGCCGCCGCCCTCGCGCTGGCCGTCGGGGTCGGGGTGGGCGCCAACCTCGACCGGGTGGCTCCGGGCGGGCAGCGGGAGGTGGCCTCCGTGCCGCTGAACGCCCTGCCGTCGTGGCCGGGCTCCTCCGGCCGCGCCGTCGTCGAGGAGGACGGCGCGGGGAACCGGACGCTGGTGGTCACCGTCAGCTCCCCCGAGGCCGCCGACGGCCCGCGCGAGGTCTGGATGACCACGACGACGGCCGACCCGATGATCGCCATGGGCTACCTGGTCGACGGCCGGGGCCGGTTCCCGATCGCCCCGACGATCGACCTCCAGGAGTTCCGGCTGGTCGACGTCTCCCAGGAGCCCGCCGGCGACGACAACTTCCGGCACTCGGGGAACTCGATGCTGCGCGGCAAGCTGCCGGTGTGA
- a CDS encoding DUF3073 domain-containing protein: MGRGRAKAKQTKVARELKYRAFDTDFSSLAAELRGSEGHEVPPAYADLADQDTDEQDDSPDTYGDLRKSG; the protein is encoded by the coding sequence ATGGGGCGCGGCCGTGCAAAGGCAAAGCAGACGAAGGTTGCCCGGGAGCTCAAGTACCGTGCGTTCGACACGGACTTCAGCTCGTTGGCGGCCGAGCTCCGAGGGTCGGAAGGTCACGAGGTGCCTCCTGCCTACGCCGACCTGGCCGACCAGGACACCGACGAGCAGGACGACTCGCCGGACACCTACGGGGACCTCCGCAAGTCCGGTTGA